In one Streptomyces sp. NBC_01241 genomic region, the following are encoded:
- a CDS encoding class II 3-deoxy-7-phosphoheptulonate synthase: MIVNAESQSVAGKATWRDLPAAQQPEYPDAEALRDVLADLASYPPLVFAGECDQLRARMGAVAKGEAFLLQGGDCAEAFDAVSAEHIRAKLKTLLQMSAVLTYAASVPVVKVGRIAGQYSKPRSKPTETRDGVTLPTYRGDSVNGFAFTEESRVPDPERLKQMYHASASTLNLVRAFTTGGYADLRQVHAWNQDFVKSSPSGQRYEALAREIDNALNFMKACGTDPAEFKAVEFYSSHEGLLLDYESALTRTDSRTGQLYDTSGHMVWIGERTRQMDGAHIEFASKIRNPIGIKLGPTTTVDEALGYIERLDPEREPGRLTFIVRMGADKVRDKLPDLVEKVTASGATVAWVTDPMHGNTFEAASGHKTRRFDDVLDEVKGFFEVHKGLGTHPGGIHVELTGDDVTECVGGGHEIFVDDLHQRYETACDPRLNRSQSLDLAFLVAEMYRDQ; this comes from the coding sequence GTGATCGTGAACGCTGAATCCCAGAGTGTCGCCGGCAAGGCGACCTGGCGAGACCTTCCCGCGGCGCAGCAGCCCGAGTACCCCGATGCCGAGGCTCTGCGCGATGTGCTCGCGGACCTCGCGTCGTATCCGCCGCTCGTCTTCGCGGGCGAGTGCGACCAGCTGCGTGCCCGCATGGGAGCCGTCGCCAAGGGCGAGGCGTTCCTGCTGCAGGGCGGCGACTGCGCCGAGGCATTCGACGCCGTGTCCGCCGAGCACATCCGGGCCAAGCTGAAGACGCTGCTCCAGATGAGCGCCGTCCTGACCTACGCGGCCTCCGTGCCCGTCGTCAAGGTGGGCCGGATCGCCGGCCAGTACTCCAAGCCGCGCTCCAAGCCGACCGAGACCCGCGACGGCGTCACCCTGCCGACCTACCGCGGCGACTCCGTCAACGGCTTCGCCTTCACCGAGGAGTCCCGCGTCCCGGACCCGGAGCGGCTGAAGCAGATGTACCACGCATCCGCTTCCACGCTGAACCTGGTCCGCGCCTTCACCACCGGCGGTTACGCCGACCTGCGCCAGGTGCACGCCTGGAACCAGGACTTCGTGAAGTCGTCGCCGTCCGGCCAGCGCTACGAGGCGCTCGCCCGCGAGATCGACAACGCGCTGAACTTCATGAAGGCGTGCGGTACGGACCCGGCCGAGTTCAAGGCGGTCGAGTTCTACTCCTCGCACGAGGGCCTGCTGCTGGACTACGAGTCGGCGCTGACCCGTACCGACTCGCGCACCGGCCAGTTGTACGACACCTCCGGCCACATGGTCTGGATCGGTGAGCGCACCCGCCAGATGGACGGCGCGCACATCGAGTTCGCCTCGAAGATCCGCAACCCGATCGGCATCAAGCTCGGCCCGACGACCACCGTCGACGAGGCACTCGGCTACATCGAACGCCTCGACCCCGAGCGCGAGCCCGGCCGGCTGACCTTCATCGTCCGCATGGGCGCCGACAAGGTCCGCGACAAGCTGCCCGACCTGGTCGAGAAGGTCACCGCCTCCGGCGCCACCGTGGCGTGGGTGACCGACCCGATGCACGGCAACACCTTCGAGGCCGCCTCCGGTCACAAGACCCGTCGCTTCGACGACGTCCTGGACGAGGTCAAGGGCTTCTTCGAGGTCCACAAGGGCCTCGGTACGCACCCGGGCGGCATCCACGTCGAGCTCACCGGTGACGATGTCACCGAGTGCGTCGGTGGCGGACACGAGATCTTCGTCGACGATCTGCACCAGCGCTACGAGACGGCCTGCGACCCGCGGCTCAACCGCAGCCAGTCCCTCGACCTGGCGTTCCTGGTCGCCGAGATGTACCGGGACCAGTAG
- a CDS encoding trp operon leader peptide, with protein MFAQTNQNWWWTAHPAAH; from the coding sequence ATGTTCGCGCAGACAAACCAGAACTGGTGGTGGACCGCTCATCCGGCGGCCCACTGA
- a CDS encoding anthranilate synthase family protein: MSQPHRTDLVIERLLRADSPPFALLRRRTPGRDQDTVEVLIGRVREVDRLAGLPVGELPSLALVPFRQIAERGFDVRDDGTPLSVLVAEETYELPLAEVLDHLPVHDVQVEGGRFDVPDEEYAGIVRRIVEDEIGRGEGANFVVRRTFRGEIPGFGRADALALFRRLLAGERGAYWTFVVHTGDSGPEGPSFSGRRRATGDSGAAGPSFSGRRRATGGRTLVGASPEVHVRMSGGTVVMNPISGTYRYPAEGPGVEGLLAFLADHKERDELSMVVDEELKMMCTVGDMGGVVVGPRLKEMAHLAHTEYELRGHSSLDVREVLRETMFAATVTGSPVQNACRVIKRYEPGGRGYYAGALALLRQEPGGAQSLDSPILIRTADIAADGRLRVPVGATLVRHSDPDSEVAETHAKAAGVLAALGVRPGRPRDRAMRPQPAGDPRVQAALDARRDGLAPFWLRMQERTHELSGHALVVDGEDTFTAMLAHLLRSSGLDVSVHRYDEPGLRERVRAHAGPVVLGPGPGDPGDTADPKMRLLREFAAELVRDHRHGLLGVCLGHELIAAELGLEIVRKTVPHQGAQTRIELFGRPETVGFYNSFTARCDDGAVTELAAHGVETSLDAATGELHALRGPGFASVQFHPESVLTLRGATIVAELLAGLPLAGREAVG, encoded by the coding sequence ATGTCTCAGCCGCACCGCACCGACCTCGTCATCGAGCGGCTGCTCCGTGCCGACAGCCCGCCGTTCGCGCTGCTGCGCAGGCGCACTCCCGGCCGCGATCAGGACACCGTCGAGGTACTGATCGGCCGGGTACGGGAAGTGGACCGGCTCGCCGGTCTCCCGGTCGGCGAGCTGCCGTCGCTCGCCCTGGTGCCGTTCCGGCAGATCGCCGAGCGCGGCTTCGACGTGCGCGACGACGGGACGCCGCTGTCCGTGCTGGTCGCCGAGGAGACGTACGAGCTGCCGCTCGCCGAGGTGCTGGACCACTTGCCGGTCCATGACGTGCAGGTCGAGGGCGGCCGGTTCGACGTTCCGGACGAGGAGTACGCCGGGATCGTGCGGCGGATCGTCGAGGACGAGATCGGGCGGGGCGAGGGCGCGAACTTCGTCGTCCGGCGGACCTTCCGGGGCGAGATCCCGGGCTTCGGGCGGGCGGACGCGCTGGCCCTCTTCCGGCGGCTGCTGGCCGGTGAGCGGGGCGCTTACTGGACGTTCGTCGTCCACACGGGGGACAGCGGGCCCGAAGGGCCTTCCTTCTCGGGGCGGCGGCGGGCGACGGGGGACAGCGGGGCCGCAGGCCCCTCCTTCTCGGGGCGGCGGCGGGCGACGGGTGGGCGGACCCTCGTCGGGGCGAGTCCCGAGGTGCATGTGCGGATGTCGGGCGGCACGGTCGTGATGAACCCGATCAGTGGCACGTACCGCTACCCCGCCGAGGGCCCGGGCGTCGAGGGGCTGCTGGCCTTCCTCGCCGACCACAAGGAGCGGGACGAGCTCTCCATGGTGGTCGACGAGGAACTCAAGATGATGTGCACCGTTGGCGACATGGGCGGGGTGGTGGTCGGGCCGCGGCTCAAGGAGATGGCCCATCTCGCGCACACGGAGTACGAGCTGCGCGGGCACTCCTCGCTGGATGTGCGCGAGGTGCTGAGGGAGACCATGTTCGCGGCGACGGTCACCGGTTCCCCCGTGCAGAACGCCTGCCGGGTCATCAAGCGGTACGAGCCCGGCGGGCGCGGCTACTACGCGGGCGCGCTGGCGCTGCTGCGGCAGGAGCCGGGCGGGGCGCAGTCCCTGGACTCGCCGATCCTGATCCGTACCGCCGACATCGCGGCCGACGGACGGTTGCGGGTGCCGGTCGGGGCGACGCTGGTACGCCACTCCGACCCGGACAGCGAGGTCGCCGAGACCCACGCGAAGGCGGCCGGAGTGCTGGCCGCGCTGGGGGTGCGGCCGGGCCGCCCGCGCGACCGCGCGATGCGTCCGCAGCCGGCCGGCGATCCGCGGGTGCAGGCGGCGCTGGACGCCCGGCGGGACGGTCTGGCGCCGTTCTGGCTGCGGATGCAGGAGCGTACGCACGAGCTCTCCGGCCATGCGCTGGTGGTCGACGGGGAGGACACCTTCACCGCGATGCTGGCGCATCTGCTGCGCTCATCGGGTCTGGACGTGTCGGTGCACCGCTACGACGAGCCGGGCCTGCGCGAGCGCGTACGGGCGCACGCGGGCCCGGTCGTGCTGGGCCCCGGGCCCGGGGATCCGGGCGACACGGCCGATCCGAAGATGCGGCTGCTGCGCGAGTTCGCCGCCGAGCTGGTCCGTGACCACCGGCACGGGCTGCTGGGGGTCTGTCTCGGCCATGAGCTGATCGCGGCGGAGCTGGGTCTGGAGATCGTCCGCAAGACCGTGCCGCATCAGGGCGCGCAGACCCGGATCGAGCTGTTCGGGCGCCCCGAGACGGTCGGCTTCTACAACAGCTTCACCGCGCGCTGCGACGACGGTGCGGTCACCGAACTGGCGGCGCACGGTGTCGAGACGAGCCTGGACGCGGCGACCGGGGAGCTGCACGCGCTGCGCGGGCCGGGCTTCGCCTCGGTGCAGTTCCACCCGGAGTCGGTGCTGACCCTGCGCGGCGCGACGATCGTGGCCGAGCTGCTGGCGGGGCTGCCGCTCGCCGGCCGAGAGGCAGTCGGGTGA
- a CDS encoding 2-hydroxyacid dehydrogenase yields MEILAFGVQSDEKPLIEKAFAEEHEVRCLDVFLTKDTAAIATGYEVISTSVNADLGSGVLQTLAAGGTQMIAQRSTGFNNIDLDVAERLALRVARVSSYSPYSVAEFAWTLAMAVNRRIIRAASRTRDFDFRLDGLLGRDMHGRTAGVIGTGKIGEAFTRIAHGFGMKLLGWDVAENPACVGLGMEYVDKERLLVESDLVSLHVPLLPATRHIIGADALARMKDDAILINSSRGGLIDATALVAELRAGRLLGVGLDVYEAEAGLFFLDKSLEGIDDDTLARLVTFPNVIVTSHQAYYTQEAVAQIIDATVRNVADYLAGRRSENVLVPALP; encoded by the coding sequence GTGGAAATCCTGGCATTCGGTGTGCAGTCCGACGAGAAGCCGCTGATCGAGAAGGCCTTCGCCGAAGAGCACGAGGTCCGTTGCCTGGACGTCTTCCTCACCAAGGACACCGCCGCCATCGCCACGGGATACGAGGTCATCTCGACCAGCGTCAACGCCGACCTGGGCAGCGGCGTCCTGCAGACCCTCGCGGCGGGCGGCACGCAGATGATCGCCCAGCGCTCCACCGGCTTCAACAACATCGACCTCGACGTCGCGGAACGGCTCGCCCTGCGGGTCGCCCGGGTCTCGTCCTACTCGCCGTACTCGGTCGCGGAATTCGCCTGGACCCTCGCGATGGCGGTCAACCGCCGCATCATCCGGGCCGCGAGCCGTACCCGTGACTTCGACTTCCGGCTCGACGGCCTCCTCGGCCGGGACATGCACGGCCGCACGGCCGGTGTGATCGGTACGGGCAAGATCGGCGAGGCCTTCACCCGTATCGCCCACGGATTCGGCATGAAGCTGCTCGGCTGGGACGTCGCCGAGAATCCCGCCTGCGTCGGCCTCGGCATGGAGTACGTCGACAAGGAGCGGCTCCTCGTCGAGTCCGACCTGGTCAGCCTGCACGTCCCGCTGCTGCCCGCGACCCGCCACATCATCGGCGCGGACGCCCTGGCGAGGATGAAGGACGACGCGATCCTGATCAACTCCAGCCGCGGCGGGCTCATCGACGCGACGGCACTGGTCGCCGAACTCCGCGCGGGCCGCCTCCTGGGCGTCGGGCTCGATGTGTACGAGGCGGAGGCCGGGCTGTTCTTCCTCGACAAGTCCCTGGAGGGCATCGACGACGACACCCTCGCCCGGCTCGTCACCTTCCCGAACGTCATCGTGACCTCGCACCAGGCGTACTACACCCAGGAGGCCGTGGCCCAGATCATCGACGCCACCGTCCGGAACGTCGCCGACTACCTGGCGGGCCGCCGCAGCGAGAACGTCCTCGTCCCGGCGCTCCCGTAG
- a CDS encoding 6-phosphofructokinase: protein MRVGVLTGGGDCPGLNAVIRAVVRKGVQEYGYDFIGFRDGWRGPLEGETVPLSIPAVRGILPRGGTILGSSRTNPLGAGNGVRRIRDSLAAYEVDALIAIGGEDTLGVAATLSDEHGIKCVGVPKTIDNDLSATDYTFGFDTAVSIATEAIDRLHTTAESHMRVLVVEVMGRHAGWIALHSGLAGGANVILIPEQRFDIDQVCSWVTSRFGASYAPIVVVAEGAMPTQGELILKDGSHDSFGHVRLSGVGEWLAKQIESRTGKEARTTVLGHVQRGGTPSAFDRWLATRFGLHAIDAVREGDFGMMVALQGTDIVRVPIAEATARLKTVDPALYAEAGVFFG from the coding sequence ATGCGGGTCGGGGTACTGACCGGGGGCGGCGACTGCCCCGGACTCAATGCGGTCATCCGCGCCGTCGTCCGCAAGGGCGTGCAGGAGTACGGCTACGACTTCATCGGATTCCGGGACGGCTGGCGCGGCCCGCTGGAGGGCGAGACGGTGCCGCTCTCCATCCCGGCGGTGCGTGGCATCCTGCCGCGCGGCGGCACCATCCTCGGTTCCTCGCGCACCAATCCGCTCGGCGCGGGAAACGGCGTCCGCCGGATCAGGGACAGTCTCGCCGCGTACGAGGTCGATGCGCTCATCGCGATCGGCGGCGAGGACACCCTCGGGGTAGCGGCGACCCTGTCCGACGAGCACGGCATCAAGTGCGTCGGCGTACCCAAGACCATCGACAACGACCTCTCCGCCACGGACTACACCTTCGGCTTCGACACGGCCGTCTCCATCGCGACCGAGGCGATCGACCGCCTGCACACCACGGCCGAATCCCATATGCGGGTCCTCGTCGTCGAGGTGATGGGCCGCCACGCGGGCTGGATCGCGCTCCACTCGGGGCTGGCCGGCGGTGCGAACGTCATCCTCATCCCGGAACAGCGCTTCGACATCGACCAGGTCTGCTCCTGGGTCACCTCCCGTTTCGGGGCCAGTTACGCACCGATCGTGGTGGTCGCCGAAGGGGCCATGCCCACACAGGGTGAGCTGATCCTCAAGGACGGCTCGCACGACTCCTTCGGCCATGTCCGGCTCTCCGGCGTCGGTGAATGGCTGGCCAAGCAGATCGAGAGCCGCACCGGCAAGGAAGCCAGAACGACCGTCCTCGGCCATGTCCAGCGCGGCGGTACTCCCAGCGCCTTCGACCGCTGGCTGGCCACCCGCTTCGGCCTGCACGCCATCGACGCCGTGCGGGAAGGCGACTTCGGCATGATGGTCGCCCTGCAGGGCACCGACATCGTGCGGGTGCCGATCGCGGAGGCGACCGCTCGCCTCAAGACGGTCGATCCGGCCCTCTACGCGGAGGCCGGTGTCTTCTTCGGCTGA
- a CDS encoding response regulator: MSTENTRGAEERAIRVMVVDDHPMWRDAVARDLSESGFEVVATAGDGPQAVRRARAATPDVLVLDLNLPGMPGVQVCKELVGSHPGLRVLVLSASGEHADVLEAVKSGATGYLLKSASTQELTEAVRSTAVGDPVFTPGLAGLVLGEYRRLASDPTPVASHEPKAPQLTERETEVLRLVAKGLSYKQIAERLVISHRTVQNHVQNTLGKLQLHNRVELVRYAIERGLDDA, translated from the coding sequence ATGAGCACGGAGAACACCCGGGGCGCCGAGGAGCGGGCCATCAGGGTGATGGTGGTCGACGACCACCCGATGTGGCGCGACGCGGTGGCCCGCGATCTTTCCGAGTCCGGTTTCGAGGTCGTGGCGACGGCGGGTGACGGACCGCAGGCCGTGCGCCGGGCCAGGGCCGCCACCCCCGACGTCCTCGTACTCGATCTCAACCTGCCCGGCATGCCCGGCGTACAGGTCTGCAAGGAGCTCGTCGGCTCCCACCCGGGGCTGCGGGTGCTGGTCCTCTCCGCGAGCGGCGAGCACGCCGACGTACTGGAGGCGGTCAAGTCCGGCGCCACCGGCTATCTGCTCAAGTCGGCCAGTACGCAGGAGCTGACCGAGGCCGTGCGGTCCACTGCCGTCGGCGACCCCGTCTTCACCCCGGGCCTGGCCGGACTGGTCCTCGGCGAGTACCGCAGGCTCGCCTCGGACCCCACCCCCGTCGCGTCCCACGAACCCAAGGCCCCGCAGCTCACCGAGCGCGAGACCGAGGTGCTGCGGCTGGTCGCCAAGGGGCTCTCGTACAAGCAGATCGCCGAGCGCCTGGTCATCTCGCACCGCACTGTCCAGAACCACGTCCAGAACACCCTGGGCAAGCTCCAGTTGCACAACAGGGTGGAGCTCGTGCGGTACGCGATCGAGCGCGGTCTCGACGACGCCTGA
- the macS gene encoding MacS family sensor histidine kinase — protein sequence MAKRERVVRMSVEQPLWRALTAYRILTMLYAVLLAVFGRDRYDRPWVAVAFLVVMSAWTLATLPKVAGAVACTRRFLGADLAVALAGILLTPLADFEAQQIDGPTLPSIWTAGSVLAFAIKGGWRWAAFASTFVAVANIIERGEPSRDTFHNVLLVWVASIAIGYVVEVARASERTLARALEIEAATRERERLARDIHDSVLQVLAMVQRRGTALGGEAAELGRMAGEQEVALRTLVSSGLVPTTRVSEDAAEGAVVRSVEVDDEEDGSSGRAGCDLRSLLAPHAGSRISFAEPGAPVLLAPAAAKELAAAVSAALDNVRVHAGETAQAWILVEDWPDEVIVTVRDDGPGIPEGRLAQAEGEGRMGVALSIRGRLRDLGGTAELISVPGQGTEVELKVPKVA from the coding sequence ATGGCCAAGCGTGAGCGGGTCGTACGGATGTCGGTGGAGCAGCCGCTGTGGCGTGCGCTGACGGCGTACCGCATTCTGACGATGCTCTACGCGGTGCTGCTCGCCGTCTTCGGCCGGGACAGGTACGACCGGCCGTGGGTGGCCGTGGCCTTCCTGGTGGTGATGTCGGCCTGGACGCTCGCCACTCTCCCGAAGGTTGCGGGCGCCGTCGCCTGCACCAGGCGCTTCCTCGGCGCCGACCTGGCGGTCGCCCTCGCCGGTATCCTCCTCACTCCGCTCGCCGACTTCGAGGCCCAGCAGATCGACGGTCCGACGCTGCCGTCGATCTGGACCGCGGGTTCCGTGCTGGCCTTCGCGATCAAGGGCGGCTGGCGCTGGGCGGCCTTCGCCTCCACCTTCGTCGCCGTCGCCAACATCATCGAGCGCGGCGAGCCCAGCCGGGACACCTTCCACAACGTCCTGCTGGTCTGGGTGGCTTCCATCGCCATCGGTTACGTCGTCGAGGTGGCCAGGGCCAGTGAGCGCACCCTCGCCCGCGCGCTGGAGATCGAGGCCGCCACCCGCGAGCGGGAACGGCTGGCCCGCGACATCCACGACAGCGTGCTCCAGGTCCTAGCGATGGTGCAGCGCCGCGGCACCGCGCTGGGCGGTGAGGCCGCCGAACTGGGCCGGATGGCCGGGGAGCAGGAAGTCGCCCTGCGCACCCTGGTCTCCAGCGGGCTCGTGCCCACCACCCGGGTCTCCGAGGACGCCGCCGAGGGCGCCGTGGTCCGCAGCGTCGAGGTGGACGACGAGGAGGACGGATCGTCCGGGCGGGCCGGCTGCGATCTGCGCTCCCTGCTCGCCCCGCACGCCGGCTCCCGGATCAGCTTCGCGGAGCCCGGCGCTCCGGTGTTGCTCGCTCCCGCGGCCGCGAAGGAGCTGGCGGCCGCTGTCAGTGCTGCCCTGGACAATGTGAGGGTGCACGCGGGGGAGACCGCCCAGGCCTGGATCCTCGTCGAGGACTGGCCGGACGAGGTGATCGTGACGGTCCGGGACGACGGCCCGGGCATCCCGGAAGGGCGGCTCGCCCAGGCGGAGGGGGAGGGACGCATGGGGGTCGCCCTGTCGATCCGGGGGCGGCTGCGTGACCTGGGCGGCACAGCGGAGTTGATTTCGGTGCCCGGCCAGGGCACCGAGGTCGAGTTGAAGGTCCCGAAGGTCGCGTAG
- a CDS encoding lysophospholipid acyltransferase family protein, producing MIYGAMKFSIGGGLKLAFRPWVEGLENIPAQGPAILASNHLSFSDSFFLPAVLDRKVTFIAKSEYFTAPGVKGRLTAAFFKGVGQLPVDRSGARGAGEAAIKAGIEVIESGGLFGIYPEGTRSPDGRLYRGKPGGLARVALATGAPVIPVAMIDTEKIQPPGRVMPKLMRPGIRIGKPLDFSRYHGMEGDRFILRSVTDEVMYEIMKLSGQEYVDIYATAAKRQIADEAKRRAEEEKRAARESGTQE from the coding sequence TTGATCTACGGCGCAATGAAGTTCTCCATCGGCGGGGGTCTGAAGCTCGCCTTCCGGCCGTGGGTGGAGGGCCTGGAGAACATCCCCGCGCAGGGACCGGCGATCCTCGCGAGCAACCATCTGTCGTTCTCCGACTCCTTCTTCCTCCCGGCCGTCCTGGACCGCAAGGTCACCTTCATCGCCAAGTCCGAGTACTTCACCGCACCCGGGGTGAAGGGCAGGCTGACCGCCGCCTTCTTCAAGGGCGTGGGCCAGCTCCCGGTGGACCGCTCGGGTGCCCGCGGCGCCGGTGAGGCGGCCATCAAGGCGGGCATCGAGGTCATCGAGAGCGGCGGACTCTTCGGCATCTATCCGGAGGGCACCCGCTCGCCCGACGGCCGTCTCTACCGCGGCAAGCCCGGCGGGCTCGCCCGGGTGGCGCTGGCCACCGGAGCGCCCGTCATCCCCGTCGCGATGATCGACACGGAGAAGATCCAGCCGCCCGGTCGGGTGATGCCCAAACTGATGCGTCCCGGGATCAGGATCGGCAAACCGCTCGACTTCAGCCGCTATCACGGCATGGAGGGGGACCGCTTCATCCTGCGCTCGGTCACCGACGAGGTGATGTACGAGATCATGAAGCTCTCCGGCCAGGAGTACGTCGACATCTACGCGACCGCCGCCAAGCGGCAGATCGCGGACGAGGCGAAGCGCCGCGCCGAGGAGGAGAAGCGCGCGGCCAGAGAGTCCGGAACGCAGGAGTGA
- a CDS encoding alpha/beta hydrolase: MPVLPGAEPFRHEGGEVGVLLCHGFTGSPQSLRPWADHLAERGLTVSLPLLPGHGTRWEDMQLTGWQDWYAEVDRELRALLERCRQVFVFGLSMGGALTLRLAAKHGDAISGLVLVNPANKVHGLSAYALPVARHLVRTTKGLASDIALPGSAEVGYDRVPLHAAHSLRNFFRLVDAELPQVTQPIVLLHSPQDHVVPPADSARILSRVSSTDVEEILLEQSYHVATLDHDAERIFDESYRFIGRLAPSVGMKGSTSGG; the protein is encoded by the coding sequence GTGCCGGTCCTGCCTGGAGCCGAGCCGTTCCGCCACGAGGGCGGAGAGGTCGGCGTCCTTCTCTGTCACGGATTTACCGGTTCCCCGCAGTCGCTGCGCCCCTGGGCCGACCATCTGGCGGAGCGCGGGCTCACCGTGTCACTGCCGCTGCTGCCCGGGCACGGCACCCGCTGGGAGGACATGCAGCTCACGGGCTGGCAGGACTGGTACGCGGAGGTGGACCGGGAACTGCGCGCCCTGCTGGAACGGTGCCGTCAGGTCTTCGTCTTCGGCCTCTCCATGGGAGGTGCGCTGACGCTGCGGCTGGCGGCGAAGCACGGGGACGCGATCAGTGGTCTGGTCCTCGTCAATCCGGCGAACAAGGTGCACGGCCTGTCGGCGTACGCGCTGCCGGTGGCCCGCCATCTGGTGCGGACGACGAAGGGGCTGGCGAGCGACATCGCCCTGCCGGGCTCCGCCGAGGTGGGGTACGACCGGGTGCCGCTGCACGCGGCGCATTCGCTGCGGAATTTCTTCCGCCTGGTCGATGCCGAGCTGCCGCAGGTCACCCAGCCGATCGTCCTGCTGCACAGCCCGCAGGACCATGTGGTGCCGCCCGCGGACTCGGCCCGGATCCTCAGCCGGGTGTCCTCGACGGACGTCGAGGAGATCCTGCTGGAACAGAGCTACCACGTGGCGACGTTGGACCACGATGCGGAGCGGATCTTCGACGAGAGCTACCGGTTCATCGGCCGCCTCGCTCCGAGCGTCGGAATGAAGGGGAGCACGTCAGGTGGCTGA
- a CDS encoding endonuclease/exonuclease/phosphatase family protein — MVLTPLPDSRTEPDGSAVIRVLGYNIRSMRDDCAALARVISACAPDLVLIQEAPRFFRWRKRAAWLAARTDLVVLGGGATAAGPLLLCSLRATVERTEDVLLPLTPGLHRRGFATSVVRIAGTRIGLLSFHLSLRRDERLAQADMLLDRLDAMGVEHTIVAGDLNDVPTGAAFRRLAGRLQDCWAVRPWGGEHTFTPDEPRRRIDAVFATSGIEVLGCGVPAGLPGVTDADLRAATDHLPVLAALRVPATRP, encoded by the coding sequence ATGGTCCTGACGCCACTGCCCGACTCCCGTACCGAGCCGGATGGTTCGGCCGTCATCAGAGTGCTCGGCTACAACATCCGCTCGATGCGCGACGACTGCGCGGCGCTGGCCCGCGTCATCAGCGCCTGCGCCCCCGACCTCGTCCTCATCCAGGAGGCCCCGCGCTTCTTCCGGTGGCGCAAGCGCGCCGCCTGGCTCGCGGCCCGCACCGACCTCGTCGTCCTCGGCGGCGGCGCCACGGCGGCCGGTCCGCTGCTGCTCTGCTCGTTGCGGGCCACGGTGGAGCGCACGGAGGACGTCCTGCTGCCGCTCACCCCCGGACTGCACCGCCGGGGTTTCGCCACATCGGTGGTACGGATCGCGGGCACCCGGATCGGTCTGCTGAGCTTCCACCTGAGCCTGCGGCGCGACGAACGCCTGGCCCAGGCCGACATGTTGCTGGACCGGCTGGACGCGATGGGTGTCGAGCACACCATCGTGGCGGGCGACCTCAACGACGTACCGACCGGGGCCGCTTTCAGGCGGCTGGCCGGGCGTCTCCAGGACTGCTGGGCCGTCCGGCCGTGGGGCGGCGAACACACCTTCACGCCGGACGAGCCGCGGCGGCGCATCGACGCGGTCTTCGCGACGAGCGGGATCGAGGTGCTCGGCTGCGGTGTCCCGGCGGGGCTGCCCGGTGTCACCGACGCGGACCTGCGAGCGGCCACGGACCACCTGCCGGTGCTGGCAGCGCTACGGGTGCCCGCGACCAGGCCCTGA
- a CDS encoding ROK family glucokinase, producing the protein MGLTIGVDIGGTKIAAGVVDEEGRILSTFKVPTPPTADGIVDAIASAVSGASEGHQIEAVGIGAAGYVDDKRATVLFAPNINWRYEPLKDKVEQRVGLPVVVENDANAAAWGEYRFGAGQGHDDVICITLGTGLGGGIIIGNKLRRGRFGVAAEFGHIRVVPDGLLCGCGSQGCWEQYASGRALVRYAKQRANATPENATILLSLGDGTVDGIEGKHISVAARQGDPVAIDSFHELARWAGAGLADLASLFDPSAFIVGGGVSDEGELVLDPIRKSFRRWLIGGEWRPHAQVLAAQLGGKAGLVGAADLARQG; encoded by the coding sequence ATGGGACTCACCATCGGCGTCGATATCGGCGGCACGAAGATCGCAGCTGGAGTGGTCGACGAAGAGGGCCGGATCCTCTCGACGTTCAAGGTGCCGACCCCGCCGACGGCCGACGGCATCGTGGACGCGATCGCGTCGGCGGTGTCCGGCGCGAGCGAGGGCCACCAGATCGAGGCCGTCGGCATCGGCGCTGCCGGATACGTCGACGACAAGCGCGCCACCGTGCTGTTCGCGCCCAACATCAACTGGCGGTACGAGCCGCTGAAGGACAAGGTCGAACAGCGCGTCGGCCTTCCGGTCGTCGTCGAGAACGACGCCAACGCCGCGGCCTGGGGCGAGTACCGCTTCGGCGCCGGGCAGGGGCATGACGACGTCATCTGCATCACGCTCGGCACCGGTCTCGGCGGCGGCATCATCATCGGCAACAAGCTGCGCCGCGGCCGCTTCGGCGTGGCCGCCGAGTTCGGCCACATCCGGGTCGTCCCGGACGGCCTCCTCTGCGGCTGCGGCAGCCAGGGCTGCTGGGAGCAGTACGCCTCCGGGCGCGCACTTGTCCGGTACGCGAAGCAGCGCGCCAACGCCACCCCCGAGAACGCCACGATCCTGCTGTCCCTCGGCGACGGCACGGTGGATGGCATCGAGGGCAAGCACATCAGCGTGGCCGCCCGGCAGGGCGACCCGGTGGCGATCGACTCGTTCCACGAGCTGGCCCGCTGGGCCGGCGCCGGACTCGCCGACCTCGCCTCGCTGTTCGACCCGTCCGCGTTCATCGTCGGCGGTGGCGTGTCGGACGAGGGCGAGCTCGTCCTCGACCCGATCCGCAAGTCGTTCCGGCGCTGGCTGATCGGCGGCGAGTGGCGCCCGCACGCCCAGGTGCTCGCGGCCCAACTGGGCGGCAAGGCAGGGCTGGTGGGCGCGGCGGACCTGGCCCGCCAGGGCTGA